The DNA window tttaaaatatgaatcagaatataaatatataataattattattcataacttataaattatatcaaaatatataattattattattcattactcataaattatatcaaatttatgatatgtaaattaattaatatcttaaaattaatttttggaatttttaaattttttttgttttttttggagatgtatctccgaattaatcaaaattccaatttttgagattttttcggaaatgcacttccaatgtctgaaaaaatttagaaaaaaaaatatttcggaaatgcatttctgaagtaggagtaaagtggggttttcgcagGGGGTgacacccatagggaggtgggtaaagaaaaaaccatgTTTTTAATGTTATTGCTGAGTGCGAAAAAATCCATTCACtatattcttttatatttttggcAACTCGTTAAAACATTGTTGTGTAAAAATTGTTGCTAAGCCTAGGAAAAAAATAACAAAGAAGACATTTTATTTCCTATAAAATCTAATCAAATGTAGAAAATGTTACTACAATAATAATAGATGAAcgataaagaaaaaatataattattatgagaaaaaaattaattgtgGATGCGGCTATAGAAAAAAAAGATAATACTAGTGGAACTTGTTGAACATATAAATATCGGTTAGAtcttatattgaaaaaaaatgtctATCATAAGGAAGTATTTCAAAAAAAGTTAGATTCatataaaataagataaatagaACAACAAGGTAGTTCAATTAACATATATCCTAATGTTATTCAtgatatcaaaatttaaaaaaaatttgatggATAAAGATGTTACAGATATTAAACATAGAACTCACCCAGATGAGAAACTAGTCAAAGATTTCAATTTCATAACACCTGATTAAATAATGATTAAATGATAGTAAATTTATGTAAttcatttttcacaaaattaGACGCAAATGAGTGAGCCGTctctattatatttaattttagtttgaaattgtatCTCTGGATGTATAATTGgtatatttcagatatgcatcatTGAATACATTCTATAGTATTCAAAAatgatttcgaagatgcatctccggactAATATTTACCAAAAATGAGGCGGCGGCttgatttatgaaaaataaagtgATTTAAAGTGCGTCATAGATACATCTCCAAAAAACATCCAAGGGAAATTTCAAGTTTTCAGAAATGTGAACCACACCGAAAGGCTGGGAAAAGAAATTTCCTTGCAACTATAATTGGAGATTTATACATGTCACCCCCAAATTATACATGCCACCCCTCATTTTACGTTATTCCCAAAATGTCTCTGACATTATTTACTCAAAATGTTTACCTTTTTTTGAAGAATTACTCAAAATGTTTACCTTTTTTGAAGAAAAACAATTATTgttgtcaaaatcatcaaaaagcaaatatCTGGTATCTCTTTTTTACCGATACCGgaaaaattttttatttttaaaaaattccgGTATCTatttaccggaaatttcaaaatttctggtgCGATTTCCCAGAGATTTTAAAAATTCCGGTAATTTTACAACATTCATTACCCGTCTCAGAAATTTCACGAATTTTCGATAGAAAATCAATaccgaaaatttaaaatttctggtGTGGACCTATGTGTTCTCAAGCGTAACAGCCTTGGTGTAACTGCCTATGTGTTCCAATACCGAAAATTGCTACGTGTTCAAATTTCCAGTAaatcaaaacaattcaaataaacataccggaaatttaaaatatccagtagcgaaaattttaaattttcggtATGTAGTATCAAGCATGGTAAATTGGTAAATCCAACAAAATTTCCAGTAcggtaccgaaaatttcaaaaaatgcgGTATTTTTACAGAGATAATTTGGTAAAAACGTCCTACTTGGGGTGCCATATTTAATTTGGAGGGTGGCAAGATAAattttcatattattgttatgGGCTTCAGTGCTTTGTAAGCTCTAATGTTTTAGAAAGGCTGTTTAATCGAAACTTTGTTTGCTTTAAGGATGAAGGTGCCTTAAGTATTGGAGATTCAGGACACGACAATCATTTTCTTTCTTAGAGAAAAACTTTGGCTATGGAGTTTGCTTTATGTTTTAGCTACTAGCACTCAATTAAATCAACACGTTGATGAAATGTGTTTACTTGATGAAATCTGTCATGTGACACAGACTATTTAGACCTTGTTGAGTGGTGTGTTAGGGTTCAGTAAACTATGTTGCTAGTGTGCATTCTCTCCACAGTTTGAGTTGAATTCTTCTTCATACCACACCATACAATGAGTTCATCTCAACAAAGCTCTTCTTTACAAGATTTGACACGGCATAAAATTTGAAAACTAACTTTTACAAAATCTGTCACAATCTATAAAGAAATCCAGCAAGGAAAATTGCAGGTTTGAGTTTCAATGTCATCAAAATGGTCGCAAACATTCAATCTTCCCCAAACATACAACTTTCTCAATAATAAATATACCATACAAAAACATGGCAGGACAATCCATTCTAACTAACAAATGAAATGACTCAAATTGCACATCTTAACTCCCTCCTAGCTCCAACAAAACTCTAATCCTAAAGAATCATATAAAAACTTGATTCTCTAACCTAAGTTCTATACATACTAGACACAGATATGATGTACAATTTTTCTGCCTGAAATGGTCAGGAGCAATTTAAAAATGCCTTACTCTTTTTGAATTCGCTTGGGTAAATAAAAGCAGAATCCAAGCAGAGACCACCTTTAGTGTGTGTGCAATCAATTTGAGTCATAGAGAACTTGACTTTGGTTGATGAATTTCCATCTGCAACAGTGAAATCGCCTGCATGGTAAAAAGTCCAATTGCCAGGTCCTATCAGAAAACATTGGGAGGCAACGTATTGCCCATCAGAAGTCCAAATTTGGAATTGCACAGGCTTTTTGTCCCACCCATGAACGTGTTCAGTGTTGCAGACCCGACGTCCAAACCTCTTGTGGGCTCGCCCAAGGTGTACTCTGAAGAATAAGCTGTATGTCCCAGCTGGAAATGGAAAGTCAACTTCCCCCTCCACTTCAAACCACCAAGTATGCTGAAGGTATGCGACAGTACTGAATCTGCAGAGATAACACAATTCAATTCCAAAGCTACACTAAAACTGATTTTTTATATTCGCAATCAAATTACTAAACAATGAGCTTCACAAATTGCATCATCGACTAGGAAAATTAAAGAAAAGGAAGCATGTTTAATAGTATGATTTAACTTCAATCTTAACAATATTCAACTAATTTTCCTTCACAATAGTACTGACTAAGATTTATATATGTAACTTCAGCTATATGTGCTCAGTGCTTCAGTAGCAGAGGAACACaatataaaaaaagttaaaaaataattgtTCCATTTTCAAACGCTGTACCAGAATAGAGTAGTCAATCCTGGATAGCCGCGCATAGCGGCTGAGTACAAAAATGTGATAACATATAGTGGAGTGGCTGCTATTTGATCATATTTTTGGacaaattacatgaataataattataaacatatGAAGAGCAGAGGAAAGAACGAAGTGCATAGGAAAGAACGAAGTGCAGAGAGGTGAGGAAGGAACTTGTGATTTTTCTTTGGAACAGCTGAAGTGCAGAAACGTCGGTGAAGAAAGGCTAGGGTGGAGTTCCaactcaaatttgattgaaaaacccaacttaaatttaatgaaaattaCAAAATATTAACTCCACCAAATCTAGAAACTTCAACAATGTCAATCATATATCGCTGTATTCAAAGCGGGTTTCTACATCTAATCTAACCCCCCATCCCTCAATTCCTTCCTATTCCCTTCCTTCTCTCCTTCACGATCCCATCATCATCAAACCATTCAATGAAACAACAAAAACTCATGCTAAACACCATAATCTAGAAAACTCAATTTCATATAATAAGAAACAAAACCAATCACAGTGCTACATTCTCATAACACAAATGTTAAAAAAACTCACCTAGATTCTTCAGTAAGAATATGATTCCAATATCTCCTATCATCAACCCCAGTTATCGATAGTCCCTTATTAGCTGATATAGCCAAACAAAGCTTACCACTCCCTCTATCAAGCCAAACTTTCTGCAAACAAAAAAAACTCGTCAGAactaaaccctaaaaatcccatttccccaaaaattagggttttcaaaattAAACCAAAGAAGTAATCAATTCACCTTAGTGCCTTTGTCAAGATCATTGAGACGACAAAGCGAAACATAAATATCACGTTTACCCAAATCAATACAAAAACCATCGAAGATTTTGTTGAGGATAAGATGATAATTAGTCGGCAATTTCGATTCCCAAACAAAATCAGCAGAAGAAGCAGCGTTAAAAGCTCGATTCAATGTCGCAAGTTGACAGATCTGAGGAGGATCCATATACCCGATAATGGAAGCGACGCAACTCTCCGGTAAATCACCGAGAGTGGGACCGGAAGAAGCGGTTGAGTAAGATAAAAAGGAAGAAAACCGAAGACCCATGAAATTGAAATCGAAAACGAAACAGTAAGTAGAAAGATTGAAATGGTTTACAACATATAAAGAGAAAGGGAAAGACGAATTGAATTGGGAAATGGAAATCCAATGGGTATTAGTTCTAATGTACAGGCACGCGTACTCGTTCGTTGTTGTCCTTGTTGGACTTcgatttgtttgtttgttttggtttttgttatttttttatgttcCCGACATAAAAGCCAGCTCAGTGGTACTATCTATCTGATTAGGATGGAAAGTGGATTAGGTTGCTTTCAATTATCAAACCACATGTTTTCAGCTTCGTTTTTACTTTTTTAGAAGGTGGATTTTTACTTTTTAGATTAGCATAATCTAGAAACTCATATTTATAAaagagttttttatttttttattttgtaactTTTTGAAAATGAGtcaaagaaaaattaattataaattttgttttattttttttaaataaaagacttgTGAAGATAAGCTTATGAGTTGTGACTATAGAAGATTTAATTCTTTGTAGATTGGATCGAACTGAATTTTATCTCGTTATGGATTGAGtgtcaaatttataattttaatattaaaaaataataaatttttaataaaattaataatccaATAAACATAATTATAGTCAATGTCAAGTTTCTAAAAATCACATAAAAAATCACGTTTTAGTTAAAGTTACAAAAGTTAACTTCTTATTTTTCACGTTAAAAATGTTTTGACATGTAAAAAAACATGTCTCTAAACTTAGTCTTAAAGAGACACATagtatttgaataaataaaagttGAGTCAacaaagtatattaaataaaaactaatttatgtATGAGGTTTTATTTGAACAAATTTTTACAACAAATACATATtatctaaaattttaaataaaagtaaaaggTTTAAAGAGGCCTCTCGAGTTGAATGGAGGAATGAATAAGATCTTTTAATTAGATTTAgacttttatatttaaaatttaaaaaatatatataattgttattttgTGTGAAATATGGTGTTAGAAAGCAGAATTGGAACCCTAACAAACtaacataaataatattaattattatattaaaatactaaTTAAATATCTAACTAATATTTAATAACCACTTTCTATCATATGGGGTTGATCGTCAGAGCTGACGATGTGAACTTTGTGTCTTGGTGTTGATGAATTGTATGTTAAGACTCGGGATTCCACATCTTTGTTTGTATGCTGCTTCTCCAAAATAATAAGTGTACCTACAAAGATACTCTAATGTTGAAGTAAGACAAAGTGTTTGTAGATAGTGAACAATTGAATTTATCATTTAAGTGATCTTAAGGGAGGGGTGAATCATTTATTTATAGTGTGGTTATTGAGGTGTAAAGTCAAGTCATTGGTCATAGTTGATGTGGCTTGTGGAGTGACTAATAAGATACATCTGGTTGTATCACTATATGCTAATGGCTTGCAGAAGAGAGGTGTCAGATCAAGTGTACTACCATTGAGGTAGTCTTAGCTATTGAATGCACCCTCTAAGGAAGAATCATGAGGAAAGGTTTCTCTCATAAGGTTGTGCATATGAATGATGTCAGACATCTTACCCAATTTAAGAAGGGAGGTGTGTAGGTATCAATCAGAAAGTGGAAGAGATTTTATTTCTCTCTATGGCATTCAGGTGTGTATGAAGAACGCACATGTACCTACATATGCTAATAGGTGCAAGGGAAGTATATCAGATAAGTGATTTGATCTATGTACTTTTCTTGGAGGTGAGTTTCTTTGATGCAAGCATCGTTTGAAAAGATTGTGTCAATCTAGTTCTTGTGGTGCAAGCAAGCTGAGATTTGTGTTCTCAACGAAGTATGCATGGCATCTTCGCCATCCGAAGAGTCATGACAATGTGTTATCAAGGAGCTAGAGTATCTAGATCAGGATTGATTCTATAATGTGTGAATATGTTCAACAggctgttaccctaggatttcgacttgttAAATAATGGCAAATAATCTCTAAGATATATGAGATTATTAAATAGTCTAAGGCAAAGCAGCCTGATTAAGAAACTTTCTTAGTCGAGACTACTGTTCGACTACAAAATGCCATCATTGCCAGGGGTGGTTCGACTAAAATTGGCAAATTTGCCATGCATGATCGACTAAAGTATGCAGAAAACTTAGACGTTTTGCCAAGTATAGTTTTGAAGTCGGAAGACATCAGAAGTCAAAGGAAGCAGTTTCAGATAGTTTTTCAGCAGTTTCTAAAAGACGCGTGGAAGCCTCACAGacgaagatgctgcatgtcgagGACACGTGTTGGCTAATAATCAGTCGActgttagtagtagttattttatttttactatttaagcaagatCCAGATGAAcagtttagggtccgcattttctac is part of the Vicia villosa cultivar HV-30 ecotype Madison, WI linkage group LG2, Vvil1.0, whole genome shotgun sequence genome and encodes:
- the LOC131652429 gene encoding F-box protein PP2-A12-like, producing the protein MGLRFSSFLSYSTASSGPTLGDLPESCVASIIGYMDPPQICQLATLNRAFNAASSADFVWESKLPTNYHLILNKIFDGFCIDLGKRDIYVSLCRLNDLDKGTKKVWLDRGSGKLCLAISANKGLSITGVDDRRYWNHILTEESRFSTVAYLQHTWWFEVEGEVDFPFPAGTYSLFFRVHLGRAHKRFGRRVCNTEHVHGWDKKPVQFQIWTSDGQYVASQCFLIGPGNWTFYHAGDFTVADGNSSTKVKFSMTQIDCTHTKGGLCLDSAFIYPSEFKKSKAFLNCS